In Humulus lupulus chromosome 6, drHumLupu1.1, whole genome shotgun sequence, a single genomic region encodes these proteins:
- the LOC133782621 gene encoding protein farnesyltransferase subunit beta-like, protein MKQPSGGFRMHDGGEIDVRACYTAISVASILNILDDELVQNVGNYILSCQTYEGGIGGEPNSEAHGGYTFCGLATMILINEVHHLDLSRLIDWLVFRQGRECGFQGRTNKLVDGCYSFWQGGSFALLRRVGSFIDEQLVRPDDVGRCSTSTVSDIPEQGGRPI, encoded by the exons ATGAAACAGCCAAGTGGGGGTTTCAG GATGCATGATGGTGGAGAAATTGATGTTCGGGCCTGCTATACTGCCATTTCA GTTGCAAGTATTTTGAACATTTTGGATGATGAACTAGTTCAGAATGTTGGAAATTACATATTAAG CTGTCAGACTTACGAAGGTGGCATTGGTGGAGAACCTAACTCTGAAGCTCATGGTGG GTACACCTTTTGTGGGTTGGCTACAATGATTTTGATCAATGAGGTCCATCATTTGGACTTGTCTCGTTTAATT GATTGGCTGGTATTTCGTCAAGGAAGGGAGTGTGGATTTCAAGGGAGAACCAATAAATTGGTTGATGGATGCTATTCCTTTTGGCAG GGAGGTTCTTTTGCATTATTACGAAGAGTCGGTTCATTTATTGATGAACAACTGGTGAGGCCAGATGATGTTGGACGTTGCAGCACTTCCACAGTATCTGATATACCTGAACAGGGAGGTAGGCCAATTTAG
- the LOC133782622 gene encoding protein NAP1-like, which translates to MEHLFNSHALQQYILLCTQYILLHEEYQLYVLPRILESKRTAKSRRTKQKEADLEYSVAKQVEKMIRYIEMISLEQFLTPFVVEAFRMEECISLIFVYISCFVFSDKGI; encoded by the exons ATGGAGCACCTTTTCAACAGCCATGCATTGCAGCAATACATACTTCTATGCACACAG TATATACTTCTGCATGAGGAATATCAGCTCTATGTTCTACCCAGAATTTTGGAATCAAAGAGGACGGCAAAATCTAGACGCACCAAGCAAAAAGAAGCAGATTTGGAATATAGTGTTGCAAAGCAGGTTGAAAAAATGATTAG gtatattgagatgatttctttggagcaattcttgacaccATTTGTAGTTGaagcctttagaatggaagaatgtatttcactaatttttgtatacatttcttgttttgtatttagtgataaaggaatctga